One genomic window of Halorubrum hochsteinianum includes the following:
- a CDS encoding class I adenylate-forming enzyme family protein, which translates to MRDWLSHRVVSSPDDAALIRAEDGEAWSYTDLDRLVSETAGRLVAHGMGEGDRIGVLTPPYVGTVGLVHATMRIGGTFVPLGEELTPREIAARVDRTDLDAVVCAAATEPTATDAASRIDGVPVYSVDDPASADVTAVHDVDPASLDPPEWSFEDPLCVLFTSGTTGDPKPVPLTAGNVYSSAVASGFRLGVEADDRWLVSLSLHHMGGLAPVYRSVLYGTTLVLREGFDAGGTADDIDAYDVTGVSLVPTMLRRMLDRRGTLSDSLRVVLLGGAPAPAELLERCRDYSIPVYPTYGMTEAASQITTATPRQTRDRIGTVGRPLFGTDVTVVGDDGDPVAPGETGEIAVSGPTITPGYLVEAESEGSDPSDGPGETDERDGPAPDSFGVNGIDPADIDRSDFGPYGLHTGDVGRFDESGYLHVLNRVDDRIITGGENVEPGEVADVLREYAEVDDVAVVGLDDDTWGERVAALLAVGDRFPSVVPDAAPVGGVSAEDDSTEDDTVEDDSAEGDREPDDSGSDDSGADGSEQAAEGGSPADGTADPGADTEVIGPSPVDEAAFLAFARMRLAGFKIPKTVAYVEELPRTVSGTVDREATRTALRERGVDLRERVDAGLETAGFEPADPTEPPEERTPEESASEGADGAPDDAADDGDTDAPETASVGDIIEDAEGGDIIEDAEGGDGFADDRGADGSGNESDEADAGGTLDEDAESGDAGGSGDSDDRT; encoded by the coding sequence ATGCGCGACTGGCTGTCACACCGCGTCGTCTCGTCGCCGGACGACGCCGCCCTGATACGCGCCGAGGACGGGGAGGCGTGGAGCTACACCGACCTCGACCGCCTCGTCTCCGAGACCGCGGGGCGGCTCGTCGCACACGGAATGGGCGAGGGCGACCGGATCGGCGTGCTCACGCCGCCGTACGTGGGCACCGTCGGGCTCGTCCACGCGACGATGCGGATCGGGGGGACGTTCGTCCCGCTCGGCGAGGAGCTGACGCCGCGCGAGATCGCGGCCCGGGTCGACCGGACGGACCTCGACGCCGTCGTCTGCGCGGCGGCCACGGAGCCGACCGCGACCGACGCGGCGTCCCGGATCGACGGGGTCCCCGTGTACTCCGTCGACGACCCGGCGAGCGCGGACGTGACCGCGGTCCACGATGTCGACCCCGCGTCGCTCGACCCGCCGGAGTGGTCGTTCGAGGACCCGCTCTGCGTGCTGTTCACCTCCGGGACCACCGGCGACCCCAAACCCGTGCCGCTGACCGCGGGCAACGTGTACAGCTCCGCGGTCGCCTCCGGGTTCCGGCTTGGCGTCGAGGCCGACGACCGGTGGCTCGTGTCGCTGTCGCTCCACCACATGGGCGGGCTCGCACCGGTGTACCGGTCGGTGCTGTACGGGACCACGCTCGTGTTGCGCGAGGGGTTCGACGCGGGCGGCACCGCGGACGACATCGACGCGTACGACGTGACCGGCGTCTCGCTCGTCCCGACGATGCTCCGGCGGATGCTCGACCGCCGTGGGACGCTCTCGGACTCGCTCCGCGTCGTCCTGCTCGGCGGCGCGCCCGCGCCGGCGGAGCTGCTGGAGCGGTGCCGGGACTACTCGATCCCCGTGTACCCGACCTACGGGATGACGGAGGCCGCCTCGCAGATCACAACCGCGACGCCGCGACAGACCAGAGACCGGATCGGGACGGTCGGCCGGCCCCTCTTCGGCACCGACGTGACCGTCGTCGGCGACGACGGCGACCCGGTTGCGCCGGGCGAGACCGGCGAGATCGCCGTCAGCGGACCGACGATCACGCCGGGGTACCTCGTCGAGGCGGAGAGCGAAGGCTCCGACCCCTCCGACGGACCCGGCGAAACCGACGAACGCGACGGTCCAGCGCCGGACTCGTTCGGCGTGAACGGGATCGATCCCGCCGACATCGACCGGAGCGACTTCGGTCCGTACGGACTCCACACCGGCGACGTGGGGCGGTTCGACGAGTCGGGGTACCTCCACGTGCTCAACCGCGTCGATGACCGGATCATCACCGGCGGCGAGAACGTCGAGCCCGGGGAGGTCGCGGACGTGCTCCGCGAGTACGCCGAGGTCGACGACGTTGCGGTGGTCGGGCTCGATGACGACACGTGGGGCGAGCGGGTCGCGGCGCTCCTCGCCGTCGGGGACCGATTCCCGTCGGTCGTGCCCGACGCCGCCCCTGTCGGCGGAGTCTCCGCGGAGGACGACTCCACGGAGGACGACACCGTGGAGGACGACTCCGCGGAAGGCGATCGCGAACCGGACGACTCCGGATCGGATGACTCCGGAGCGGACGGCTCCGAACAGGCCGCGGAGGGAGGTTCACCGGCGGACGGAACCGCCGATCCGGGCGCGGACACGGAGGTCATCGGCCCCTCGCCCGTCGACGAGGCGGCGTTCCTCGCGTTCGCCCGCATGCGGCTGGCCGGGTTCAAGATCCCGAAGACCGTCGCGTACGTCGAGGAACTGCCCCGGACGGTCTCCGGGACGGTCGACAGGGAAGCGACGCGGACCGCCCTCCGCGAGCGCGGCGTGGACCTCCGAGAGCGCGTCGACGCCGGTCTCGAAACCGCCGGATTCGAGCCCGCCGATCCGACCGAACCGCCGGAGGAACGGACGCCCGAGGAGAGCGCGTCCGAAGGCGCGGACGGCGCGCCCGACGACGCGGCGGACGACGGGGACACCGACGCCCCCGAGACCGCGTCGGTCGGCGACATCATCGAGGACGCGGAGGGCGGGGACATCATCGAGGACGCGGAGGGTGGCGACGGCTTCGCGGACGACCGGGGCGCGGACGGCTCGGGGAACGAGTCCGACGAGGCCGACGCGGGAGGAACGCTCGACGAGGACGCTGAGAGCGGCGACGCCGGCGGGAGCGGCGACTCCGACGACCGGACGTAA
- a CDS encoding sugar phosphate isomerase/epimerase — MSTTSSPGIERTLRGCRPADVDPVVIDASDLDSTAPDHLRDLKQGLAARGYQPAAVATEAEFDADSTLERQREADRLRGLVRAASFLGAGRIEVSVAADAACDEVRTVLAALSERADREGVELVRVGADDAA, encoded by the coding sequence ATGAGCACCACCTCGTCCCCCGGCATCGAACGCACGCTCCGCGGCTGTCGTCCCGCCGACGTCGACCCCGTCGTCATCGACGCGTCGGACCTCGACAGCACCGCGCCCGACCACCTCCGCGACCTCAAGCAGGGGCTCGCGGCCCGCGGCTACCAGCCCGCCGCGGTCGCGACCGAGGCCGAGTTCGACGCCGACAGCACGCTCGAACGCCAGCGCGAGGCCGACCGCCTCCGCGGGCTCGTCCGCGCCGCGTCGTTCCTCGGTGCCGGCCGGATCGAGGTCAGCGTCGCCGCCGACGCGGCGTGCGACGAGGTCCGAACCGTCCTCGCGGCGCTCTCCGAGCGGGCGGACCGCGAGGGCGTCGAACTCGTCCGCGTCGGAGCCGACGACGCCGCCTGA
- a CDS encoding ribbon-helix-helix domain-containing protein: MPRVKITVPEHLEMQIAQMVEEGEFLNREEAVEELLSTGIKAYKTSGPRDDDDSNGFEDEGMMGHEDEYVF; the protein is encoded by the coding sequence ATGCCACGAGTGAAGATAACGGTGCCGGAGCATCTGGAGATGCAGATCGCCCAGATGGTCGAGGAGGGTGAGTTCCTCAACCGGGAGGAGGCGGTCGAGGAACTGCTATCGACGGGCATCAAGGCGTACAAGACGAGCGGCCCCAGAGACGACGACGACTCCAACGGGTTCGAGGACGAGGGGATGATGGGCCACGAAGACGAGTACGTCTTCTGA
- a CDS encoding transcription initiation factor IIB — MERPSRQRQQERDTEQETDESTVACPECDSENIVTDADQELVCEDCGLVLDERNIDRGPEWRAFNHNERQSKSRVGAPITETMHDKGLTTTIDWKDKDAYGRSLSSEKRSQMHRLRKWQERIRTKDAGERNLQFALSEIDRMASALGVPRSVREVASVIYRRALNEDLIRGRSIEGVSTAALYAACRQEGIPRSLDEVADVSRVPQKEIGRTYRYISQELGLELRPVDPKQFVPRFASSLQLSEEVQSKATEIIDVSAEQGLLSGKSPTGFAAAAIYAASLLCNEKKTQREVADVAQVTEVTIRNRYQEQIEAMGFR; from the coding sequence ATGGAACGTCCGAGTCGCCAGCGGCAACAGGAGCGGGACACGGAGCAGGAAACGGACGAATCGACGGTTGCCTGTCCGGAGTGCGACTCGGAGAACATCGTCACGGACGCCGATCAGGAGCTGGTCTGTGAGGACTGCGGGCTCGTCTTGGACGAGCGGAACATCGACCGCGGCCCGGAGTGGCGCGCGTTCAACCACAACGAGCGGCAGTCGAAGTCGCGCGTCGGAGCCCCGATCACGGAGACGATGCACGACAAGGGGCTGACGACGACGATCGACTGGAAGGACAAGGACGCGTACGGCCGCTCGCTCTCCTCGGAGAAGCGGTCGCAGATGCACCGCCTGCGCAAGTGGCAGGAGCGGATTCGCACCAAGGACGCCGGCGAGCGCAACCTCCAGTTCGCGCTCTCGGAGATCGATCGGATGGCCAGCGCGCTCGGCGTTCCCCGGTCGGTCCGCGAGGTCGCCTCGGTGATCTACCGACGGGCGCTGAACGAGGACCTCATCCGCGGCCGCTCGATCGAGGGCGTCTCCACCGCCGCCCTCTACGCCGCCTGTCGACAGGAGGGGATCCCCCGCAGCCTCGACGAGGTCGCGGACGTCTCTCGGGTACCGCAAAAGGAGATCGGGCGCACGTATCGGTACATCTCCCAGGAACTGGGGTTGGAGCTGCGGCCGGTCGACCCCAAGCAGTTCGTCCCGCGGTTCGCGTCCTCGCTCCAGCTCTCCGAGGAGGTCCAGTCGAAGGCGACGGAGATAATCGACGTGTCCGCCGAACAGGGACTGCTCTCCGGGAAGTCGCCGACGGGCTTCGCCGCGGCCGCCATCTACGCGGCCTCGCTGCTCTGTAACGAGAAAAAGACTCAACGCGAGGTCGCCGACGTGGCCCAAGTCACCGAGGTCACCATCCGCAACCGGTATCAGGAGCAGATCGAAGCGATGGGCTTCAGGTAG
- a CDS encoding MBL fold metallo-hydrolase encodes MATEIADGVWRFECRGVNAYLVFDDVPTLVDAGTPWDEAAIRNGLDETGVAVSEVGRVLLTHYDLDHVGTLAALAPELDAPVRAYGFDAQVLRGARKPPLRNHKGLIQRLGGLLTDAVDLDVESVGDGETVGSFTAYHTPGHTPGHVAYVSEELGVALLGDLVSESDGDLSPSGWLISYDTSAVAASVRGLAAGAPPFEVACVGHGDPLASGGGEALRRLAATL; translated from the coding sequence ATGGCGACGGAGATCGCGGACGGCGTCTGGCGGTTCGAGTGTCGCGGGGTCAACGCGTACCTCGTCTTCGACGACGTGCCGACACTCGTCGACGCCGGCACGCCGTGGGACGAGGCGGCGATCCGAAACGGGCTCGACGAGACCGGCGTCGCGGTCTCGGAGGTCGGCCGCGTCCTGCTTACCCACTACGACCTCGACCACGTCGGGACGCTGGCGGCGCTGGCCCCCGAACTTGACGCGCCGGTCCGCGCGTACGGCTTCGACGCGCAGGTCCTTCGGGGCGCGCGGAAGCCCCCGCTCCGCAACCACAAGGGCCTGATCCAGCGGCTCGGCGGCCTCCTCACCGACGCCGTCGACCTCGACGTGGAATCGGTCGGGGACGGCGAGACCGTCGGCTCCTTCACGGCATACCACACCCCCGGCCACACGCCGGGCCACGTCGCGTACGTCAGCGAGGAACTGGGCGTCGCGCTGCTCGGCGACCTCGTCTCCGAGTCGGACGGCGACCTCTCGCCGTCCGGCTGGCTGATCAGCTACGATACGAGCGCGGTCGCGGCGAGCGTCCGCGGACTCGCCGCAGGCGCGCCGCCTTTCGAGGTCGCCTGCGTCGGCCACGGGGACCCGCTCGCGTCCGGGGGCGGGGAGGCGTTACGGCGGCTTGCGGCGACGCTGTGA
- a CDS encoding METTL5 family protein — MATKRSLAAKLGVVAGFERPDAALEQYPTPPELAAHVVHLADLHGDVEGRTVIDLGAGTGMFALAAALRGPARVVGLELDGDALSVARANERRVAASAPVHWVRGDATRPPLAVAEPATVVMNPPFGAQDGNRNADRAFLATASDLAQVSYSVHNAGSREFVEAFAADEGGEVTHAFAAEFRIEAQFDHHTDEARDVDTEVYRIEWA; from the coding sequence ATGGCGACGAAGCGGTCGCTCGCCGCAAAACTCGGCGTCGTCGCCGGCTTCGAGCGTCCCGACGCCGCCCTCGAACAGTACCCGACACCCCCGGAACTGGCCGCGCACGTGGTCCACCTCGCCGACCTCCACGGCGACGTCGAGGGCCGCACGGTGATCGACTTGGGCGCTGGCACCGGGATGTTCGCGCTCGCCGCGGCGCTGCGCGGCCCGGCCCGCGTGGTCGGGCTCGAACTCGACGGCGACGCGCTGAGCGTCGCCCGGGCCAACGAGCGCCGCGTCGCGGCCAGCGCGCCGGTCCACTGGGTCCGGGGCGACGCCACCCGACCGCCGCTCGCCGTCGCCGAACCGGCGACCGTCGTGATGAACCCCCCGTTCGGCGCGCAGGACGGGAACCGCAACGCGGACCGCGCGTTCCTCGCGACCGCGAGCGACCTCGCCCAGGTGTCCTACTCGGTCCACAACGCCGGCAGCCGGGAGTTCGTCGAGGCGTTCGCCGCGGACGAGGGCGGCGAGGTGACCCACGCGTTCGCGGCCGAGTTCCGGATCGAGGCGCAGTTCGACCACCACACCGACGAGGCGCGCGACGTCGACACCGAAGTGTACCGGATCGAGTGGGCCTGA
- a CDS encoding acyl-CoA dehydrogenase family protein: MELFDDSIVPERARDVKQEAREFADEYIAPNAEEYYDTGEYPWEVLEAGMDAGLVAQDIGEEYGGKGFDLAQMLAMAEEFYRADAGIALTLQLASFGAEMVEDYGTEEQKEKYLRPVAENEQISGLAVSEPQTGSDLAGMTTEAEKVEGGYELTGEKYWVGNAVEADWLTVYAKTGDGEDRYSNYTLFIVETDSDGYEAEHIPEKMGMRASKQGHIVFEDCFVPEENVVGSEGGGFYALADFFNHGRVIVGGHGLGLAAAAIEEAEAFISDREAFGRTIDDFQAVQHTISDMRIGFESARALNWRACEKVANGEDAGYWAALAKTKSTEVATDCAEKGMKLHGGRSNFTDRRIARVYRDVRIPVIYEGANDIQRNLIYRQSR, from the coding sequence ATGGAGTTATTCGACGACAGCATCGTGCCGGAGCGCGCGCGAGACGTCAAACAGGAGGCCCGCGAGTTCGCCGACGAGTACATCGCCCCGAACGCCGAGGAGTACTACGACACGGGAGAGTACCCGTGGGAGGTGCTCGAAGCGGGGATGGACGCCGGGCTCGTCGCCCAAGACATCGGCGAGGAGTACGGCGGCAAGGGGTTCGACCTCGCGCAGATGCTCGCCATGGCGGAGGAGTTCTACCGCGCCGACGCCGGCATCGCGCTCACGCTCCAGCTCGCCAGCTTCGGCGCGGAGATGGTCGAAGACTACGGGACGGAGGAACAGAAGGAGAAGTACCTCCGGCCGGTCGCCGAGAACGAACAGATCTCGGGGCTGGCGGTCTCCGAGCCGCAGACCGGGTCCGACCTCGCGGGGATGACGACGGAGGCCGAGAAGGTCGAGGGCGGCTACGAACTCACCGGCGAGAAGTACTGGGTCGGCAACGCGGTCGAGGCCGACTGGCTCACCGTCTACGCGAAGACCGGTGACGGCGAGGACCGCTACTCGAACTACACGCTGTTCATCGTCGAGACCGACTCGGACGGCTACGAGGCCGAACACATCCCGGAGAAGATGGGGATGCGCGCCTCCAAGCAGGGCCACATCGTCTTCGAGGACTGCTTCGTCCCCGAGGAGAACGTCGTCGGCAGCGAGGGCGGCGGCTTCTACGCGCTCGCGGACTTCTTCAACCACGGTCGCGTCATCGTCGGCGGGCACGGGCTCGGACTCGCCGCCGCGGCAATCGAGGAGGCCGAGGCGTTCATCAGCGACCGCGAGGCGTTCGGCCGCACCATCGACGACTTCCAGGCCGTCCAGCACACCATCTCGGACATGCGGATCGGGTTCGAGTCGGCGCGCGCGCTCAACTGGCGCGCCTGCGAGAAGGTCGCGAACGGCGAGGACGCCGGCTACTGGGCCGCACTCGCGAAGACGAAGTCGACCGAGGTCGCCACCGACTGCGCCGAGAAGGGCATGAAGCTCCACGGCGGCCGCTCGAACTTCACCGACCGCCGGATCGCCCGCGTCTACCGCGACGTGCGGATCCCGGTGATCTACGAGGGCGCGAACGACATCCAGCGCAACCTCATCTACCGGCAGTCGCGCTGA
- a CDS encoding UPF0058 family protein, giving the protein MHKDELLELHEQMVTIMEHFRAQETVDGSLFDPYDELDVDPSHVHKSKSEHKHAVFVLGNALANAMSEDEFSPAGRVGKRMEELADDAENKI; this is encoded by the coding sequence ATGCACAAGGACGAACTGCTCGAACTCCACGAACAGATGGTGACGATCATGGAGCACTTCCGCGCGCAGGAGACGGTGGACGGGTCGCTCTTCGACCCCTACGACGAACTCGACGTCGACCCCTCTCACGTCCACAAGTCGAAGAGCGAGCACAAACACGCCGTGTTCGTCCTCGGTAACGCCTTAGCGAACGCGATGAGCGAAGACGAGTTCTCGCCCGCCGGCCGCGTCGGCAAGCGGATGGAGGAGCTCGCCGACGACGCCGAAAACAAGATCTGA
- a CDS encoding MutS-related protein produces MRLQDYWGIGPKTSERLTEALGTERAVAAIESADVRALVDAGLHRGRATRILRRANGEAGMDVLATGDARSVYDDLLALAADAALTAHAADRIRVMTPLLDRDAVEDRLDRVVAARDAWSGLDEADREAVEGAFAAYDEADGSDLAAVETAVALREAGLTGDPFADVGALDGDRLRDAADALADVRGSIDPAGGLDGDEIEIAAGADAELDRLRDQLAAARDLADSAFDVLESVRDGSLRDFEALEAATIDHVANETGVEPATVRAAAPDEALDAADFVSATLRDLVVELEAAVDEREAAVAADVRERLGDETGTDAAGEGDEASGGDTTVARAAAAVSEAAFLLSLGRFAAENGHVRPTLVDDGIAVRGARNPFLAGEVQPVSYGVGSHSLADASGVASADAPPTGDRVSVLTGANSGGKTTLLETLCAVALLASMGLPVPADAAEVGTFDRIVFHRRHASFNAGVLESTLKSVVPPLVAEGRTLMLVDEFEAITEPGRAADLLNGLVTLTVDRGALGVYVTHLAEDLSPLPDAARIDGIFAEGLTNDLDLRVDYQPRFETVGKSTPEFIVSRLVANAGDRGVRAGFEHLAGAVGEEAVQRTLSDAEWAANDD; encoded by the coding sequence ATGCGACTCCAGGACTACTGGGGGATCGGACCCAAGACGAGCGAGCGGCTCACGGAGGCGCTCGGGACCGAGCGGGCCGTCGCGGCGATCGAGTCGGCCGACGTCCGCGCGCTCGTCGACGCCGGGCTCCACCGCGGCCGCGCGACTCGGATCCTCCGCCGGGCGAACGGCGAGGCCGGGATGGACGTGCTCGCCACGGGCGACGCGCGCTCGGTGTACGACGACCTCCTCGCTCTCGCGGCCGACGCGGCCCTGACCGCGCACGCGGCCGACCGGATCCGCGTGATGACGCCGCTCCTCGACCGGGACGCCGTCGAGGACCGGCTCGACCGGGTCGTCGCCGCTCGCGACGCGTGGAGCGGCCTCGACGAGGCGGACCGCGAGGCCGTCGAGGGGGCGTTCGCCGCGTACGACGAGGCCGACGGCTCGGATCTGGCCGCGGTCGAGACCGCCGTCGCGCTCCGCGAGGCGGGGCTGACCGGCGACCCCTTCGCCGACGTCGGCGCGCTGGACGGGGACCGCCTCCGGGACGCGGCCGACGCGCTCGCCGACGTGCGCGGGTCGATCGACCCGGCCGGCGGGCTCGACGGCGACGAGATCGAGATCGCGGCGGGCGCGGACGCGGAGTTGGACCGGCTGCGCGACCAGTTGGCCGCCGCGCGCGACCTCGCCGACTCGGCGTTCGACGTGCTCGAATCGGTGCGCGACGGGAGCCTCCGCGACTTCGAGGCGCTCGAAGCCGCGACGATCGACCACGTCGCGAACGAGACCGGCGTCGAGCCGGCGACGGTCCGGGCCGCCGCGCCCGACGAGGCGCTCGACGCGGCCGACTTCGTCTCCGCGACGCTGCGGGACCTCGTCGTCGAACTGGAGGCGGCGGTCGACGAGCGCGAGGCCGCGGTCGCGGCCGACGTCCGCGAGCGACTCGGCGACGAGACGGGGACGGACGCGGCCGGGGAGGGCGACGAGGCGAGCGGCGGCGACACGACCGTCGCCCGCGCCGCGGCGGCGGTCTCGGAGGCGGCCTTCCTGCTGTCGCTCGGGCGGTTCGCTGCCGAGAACGGCCACGTTCGACCGACGCTCGTCGACGACGGGATCGCGGTGCGGGGCGCGCGCAACCCCTTCCTCGCCGGCGAGGTCCAGCCGGTGTCGTACGGCGTCGGCTCGCACTCGCTGGCCGACGCGTCGGGGGTCGCGAGCGCGGACGCGCCGCCGACGGGCGACCGCGTGAGCGTCCTCACCGGAGCGAACTCGGGCGGGAAGACGACGCTGTTGGAGACGCTGTGCGCGGTGGCGCTGCTCGCCTCGATGGGTCTGCCCGTCCCCGCGGACGCGGCCGAGGTTGGGACGTTCGACCGGATCGTCTTCCACCGCCGGCACGCCTCCTTCAACGCCGGCGTGCTGGAGTCGACGCTGAAGTCGGTCGTCCCGCCGCTGGTCGCGGAGGGGCGGACGCTCATGCTCGTCGACGAGTTCGAGGCGATCACGGAGCCGGGCCGGGCCGCAGACCTGCTGAACGGCCTCGTCACGCTGACCGTCGACCGCGGCGCGCTCGGCGTCTACGTCACGCACCTCGCGGAGGACCTCAGCCCGCTGCCCGACGCGGCGCGCATCGACGGCATCTTCGCGGAGGGGCTGACGAACGACCTCGACCTCCGGGTCGACTACCAGCCCCGGTTCGAGACGGTCGGGAAGTCCACGCCGGAGTTCATCGTCTCGCGACTCGTCGCGAACGCGGGCGACCGCGGCGTCCGCGCCGGCTTCGAGCACCTCGCGGGCGCGGTCGGCGAGGAGGCGGTCCAGCGAACGCTCTCGGACGCCGAGTGGGCGGCGAACGATGACTGA
- a CDS encoding rhomboid family intramembrane serine protease — protein MVAEALTSDAVHLAAGAAGVAVALAAVYLVDRPAGDWTRALRSRLLLGVPWGTLVVIAGVIGVYLFVQSGIDDPNRPVVIPFRSWSYFYPEGLLWSSFAHSGRGHVTGNLLSALVAGGLAEYAYGHFPGGREVDDPEPPAVRLRRLPSNVREIPRRIRRLPSRIAAGGSLASNPYVRAFLIVPGAAVAFGLVSALFALGPVIGFSVVVFAYWGFALVTRPVAALVAMAGTTLVRVLYDALRVPVVFAEASPSYGAPSWANIAIQGHALGLIGGALIAVVLVRRRSRDRSDEGRGPDDEGPEPDAARSRWSRHPSATAGDRGSNADATERSALLVFGALLLFGASRRLWAVYWYLGNERYELYRAVGVGLLALLGAIVAVAAVSRDEPLWPDRAVPNPETLRAGIRSATPAAVGTLLLVTALAVVAGPGVVPNLAAVDDGDLPGDPVEVEGYQVTYAEDVEDRLVSVVDVEAFGRSTSVNTSGVIVSHPDREIWTTAVSKGSLAFWGYRAVDVGGTGWRETVWVQRVGWVATGGGPTYRVDAVRNETRRTLFTSGPARAEPRIDGRNVVVAAAEGGFELSVIGGNGNNVTAPLPAANESTTVRGITFVRENDAVFAERGETRVRIAQRETYEGRR, from the coding sequence ATGGTCGCGGAGGCCCTGACGTCGGACGCCGTTCACCTCGCCGCGGGGGCCGCGGGCGTCGCCGTCGCGCTCGCCGCGGTGTACCTCGTCGACCGGCCCGCCGGCGACTGGACGCGGGCGCTCCGCTCGCGGCTCCTCCTCGGCGTCCCGTGGGGGACGCTCGTCGTGATCGCGGGCGTGATCGGCGTGTACCTGTTCGTCCAGTCGGGGATCGACGACCCGAACCGACCCGTCGTGATCCCGTTCCGGTCGTGGTCGTACTTCTACCCCGAGGGGCTCCTCTGGTCCAGCTTCGCGCACTCGGGCCGCGGACACGTCACCGGAAACCTCCTGTCCGCGCTCGTCGCCGGCGGGCTCGCCGAGTACGCGTACGGGCACTTCCCCGGCGGCCGCGAGGTCGACGATCCGGAACCGCCCGCCGTCCGACTCCGGCGACTGCCGAGTAACGTCCGGGAGATCCCGCGGCGGATCCGACGCCTGCCGAGCCGGATCGCGGCCGGGGGGTCGCTCGCGTCGAACCCCTACGTCCGGGCGTTCCTGATCGTCCCCGGTGCCGCCGTCGCCTTCGGGCTCGTCTCCGCGCTGTTCGCGCTCGGCCCGGTGATCGGCTTCTCGGTCGTCGTGTTCGCGTACTGGGGGTTCGCGCTGGTCACGCGCCCCGTCGCCGCGCTCGTGGCGATGGCGGGGACGACGCTCGTCCGCGTCCTCTACGACGCCCTGCGAGTCCCCGTCGTCTTCGCCGAGGCGTCCCCATCCTACGGCGCGCCGAGCTGGGCGAACATCGCGATACAGGGGCACGCGCTCGGGCTCATCGGCGGCGCGCTGATCGCGGTCGTCCTCGTTCGACGCCGGAGTCGGGACCGGAGCGACGAGGGCCGAGGGCCGGACGACGAGGGGCCCGAGCCGGACGCGGCGAGGAGCAGGTGGAGCCGCCACCCGAGCGCGACCGCGGGGGACCGCGGGTCGAACGCGGACGCGACCGAGCGCTCCGCGCTCCTCGTGTTCGGCGCGCTGCTGCTGTTCGGTGCCTCGCGGCGGCTGTGGGCGGTGTACTGGTACCTCGGGAACGAGCGGTACGAGCTGTACCGCGCGGTCGGGGTCGGGCTGCTCGCCCTGCTGGGGGCGATCGTCGCGGTCGCCGCCGTCTCGCGCGACGAGCCGCTGTGGCCGGACCGGGCGGTCCCGAACCCGGAGACGCTCCGGGCGGGGATCCGGTCCGCGACGCCCGCGGCGGTCGGGACCCTCCTCCTCGTCACGGCGCTGGCGGTCGTCGCGGGGCCGGGCGTCGTCCCGAACCTCGCCGCCGTCGACGACGGCGACCTCCCCGGGGACCCGGTCGAGGTCGAGGGGTATCAGGTGACGTACGCCGAGGACGTCGAGGACCGGCTCGTGAGCGTCGTCGACGTGGAGGCGTTCGGCCGCTCGACATCGGTCAACACGTCGGGCGTGATCGTCAGCCACCCGGACCGGGAGATATGGACGACCGCCGTCTCGAAGGGGAGCCTCGCGTTCTGGGGGTACCGCGCGGTCGACGTGGGCGGGACGGGGTGGCGCGAGACGGTCTGGGTCCAGCGGGTCGGGTGGGTCGCGACCGGCGGCGGCCCGACCTACCGGGTCGACGCGGTCCGGAACGAGACCAGGCGGACGCTGTTCACCAGCGGGCCGGCGCGGGCCGAGCCGCGGATCGACGGCCGCAACGTCGTCGTCGCGGCCGCGGAGGGCGGGTTCGAGCTGTCGGTGATCGGCGGCAACGGGAACAACGTCACCGCCCCGCTCCCGGCCGCGAACGAGTCGACAACGGTCCGAGGGATCACGTTCGTGCGAGAGAACGACGCCGTGTTCGCGGAGCGGGGCGAGACGCGCGTGCGGATCGCGCAGCGGGAGACGTACGAGGGACGGCGGTAA
- a CDS encoding universal stress protein — MYSEILVPTDGSPASDAAIEHAIDLADRYDARLHALYVVDGAAYSSLEAGAEVVVDALESEGEEATGRVADAAADAGVDCVTTVASGTAYQSIHDYVDEHDIDVVVMGTHGRKGLDRYLLGSVTERVVRTSDVPVLTVRQPTDE, encoded by the coding sequence ATGTACTCAGAGATCCTCGTTCCGACGGACGGCAGCCCGGCGTCGGACGCCGCGATCGAACACGCGATCGACCTCGCCGACCGCTACGACGCCCGCCTCCACGCGCTGTACGTCGTCGACGGCGCGGCCTACTCCAGCTTGGAGGCCGGGGCGGAGGTCGTCGTGGACGCGCTCGAATCCGAGGGCGAGGAGGCGACGGGCCGCGTGGCGGACGCCGCCGCCGACGCCGGGGTCGACTGCGTCACGACCGTCGCGTCCGGGACCGCGTACCAGTCGATCCACGACTACGTCGACGAACACGACATCGACGTCGTCGTGATGGGGACCCACGGTCGGAAGGGGCTCGACCGCTACCTGCTCGGGAGCGTCACGGAGCGCGTCGTCCGCACCTCGGACGTGCCGGTGTTGACCGTGCGACAGCCGACGGATGAGTAA